A part of Apodemus sylvaticus chromosome 19, mApoSyl1.1, whole genome shotgun sequence genomic DNA contains:
- the LOC127669873 gene encoding olfactory receptor 2B11-like codes for MSLTNKSHPEEFVLLGFADRPWLELPLFIILLVTYPTAMIGNIAIILVSILDPCLHSPMYLFLTNLSFLDMCYTTSIVPQMLTNLGGSTKTISYMRCVVQLYFFHIMGGTECVLLALMSFDRYVAICKPLHYTLIMNRRTCLLLVSTVWLTGISYAVSEATVTLQLPLCSHNKLDHLVCEIPVLIKTACGEKETNELALSVVCIFLLAVPLCLILASYACIGHAVFKIKSSEGRKKAFGTCSSHLIVVLLFYGPAINMYLQPPSSITKDQPKFMALFYGVVTPTLNPFIYTLRNKDVKGALVNLFRNIFMSK; via the coding sequence ATGTCATTGACCAATAAAAGTCACCCAGAAGAGTTTGTTCTACTTGGTTTTGCAGACCGTCCTTGGCTGGAACTTCCTCTCTTTATTATTCTTCTGGTAACATACCCCACAGCCATGATTGGAAATATTGCCATCATTCTGGTGTCCATATTAGACCCCTGTCTCCACAGCCCCATGTATTTATTCCTCACCAACCTCTCCTTTCTGGACATGTGTTATACCACAAGCATTGTGCCTCAGATGCTAACCAACCTTGGGGGCTCCACAAAGACCATCAGCTACATGAGGTGTGTAGTTCAGCTTTATTTCTTCCACATAATGGGGGGTACAGAGTGTGTCCTCCTGGCTCTTATGTCCTTTGACCgatatgtggccatctgcaaacCACTGCACTACACCCTCATAATGAATCGACGTACCTGCCTCCTGTTAGTGTCCACTGTGTGGCTGACTGGAATTTCCTATGCTGTCTCAGAGGCCACTGTGACACTGCAATTGCCTCTATGCAGCCACAATAAACTGGATCATTTGGTGTGTGAGATTCCAGTtctgataaaaactgcttgtggTGAAAAAGAGACTAATGAGCTTGCTCTCTCTgtggtttgcatttttcttttagctGTTCCTCTGTGTTTAATTCTTGCCTCCTATGCTTGTATTGGACATGCtgtctttaaaatcaaatcttcagagggaaggaaaaaggcctTTGGGACATGTTCCTCTCATCTCATTGTAGTTCTCTTGTTCTATGGTCCAGCCATTAACATGTATCTTCAGCCTCCCTCCTCTATTACAAAAGACCAACCCAAGTTCATGGCTCTCTTCTATGGAGTAGTAACTCCTACACTGAACCCATTTATCTATACCCTGAGGAATAAGGATGTAAAGGGGGCATTAGTTAACCTATTTAGGAACATTTTTATGTCAAAGTGA